One window of Theropithecus gelada isolate Dixy chromosome 4, Tgel_1.0, whole genome shotgun sequence genomic DNA carries:
- the LOC112622445 gene encoding radiation-inducible immediate-early gene IEX-1 gives MCHSRSCHPTMTILQAPTPAPSTNPGPRRGSGPEIFTFDPLPEPAAVPAGRPSTSRGHRKRSRRVLYPRVVRRQLPVEEPNPAKRLLFLLLTIVFCQILIAEEGVPAPLPPEDAPSTASQAPTPVPPVLEPFNLTSEPSDYSLDLSTFLQQHPAAF, from the exons ATGTGTCACTCTCGCAGCTGCCACCCGACCATGACCATCCTGCAGGCCCCGACCCCGGCCCCCTCCACCAACCCGGGACCCCGGCGGGGCTCCGGTCCTGAGATCTTCACCTTCGACCCTCTCCCGGAGCCCGCAGCCGTCCCCGCCGGGCGCCCCAGCACCTCTCGCGGGCACCGAAAGCGCAGCCGCAGGGTTCTCTACCCTCGAGTG GTCCGGCGCCAGCTGCCAGTCGAGGAACCGAACCCGGCCAAAAGGCTTCTCTTTCTGCTGCTCACCATCGTCTTCTGCCAGATCCTGATAGCTGAAGAGGGTGTGCCAGCGCCCCTGCCTCCGGAGGACGCCCCCAGCACCGCATCCCAGGCGCCCACCCCTGTGCCCCCGGTCCTCGAGCCCTTTAATCTGACTTCGGAGCCCTCGGACTACTCTTTGGACCTCAGCACTTTCCTCCAGCAACACCCAGCCGCCTTCTGA